The Bacillaceae bacterium IKA-2 DNA window GAAACAGAGCGTGGCTGTAGTACAGCCACAAGGAACGTCCGCCTTGCGGCATTACACTCTTTCTTCCAATATCTCCAGTATCAGAGCCCCGATAATCTTTTGGAATGGCAGAGAATCCTTGGAATCCGGGTTAAGAAAACAGAAACAAAATCAATCAGTTACCTAACGCTTAATGGGATCAGACTACTTTTGGAAATGCCTGATCAGTCAACTAAAATAGGACGAAGAGATCTTGCTCTTTTGTCAATTATGTATGAAAGCGGTGGAAGAGTACAGGAAATCATTGACCTCACTCCGTCACAAGTACGTTTTGACAGACCATGTACTGTAAAGTTAATTGGTAAGGGGAATAAAGCCCGGATAGTCCCTCTGATGGATGCTCCGTTAGATTTATTAAATCGATATATGGATGAGCAGGGGCTGTTAAGTTTGTCAGCAAACATGTACCCATTGTTCTGTAACAAAAGAGGAGAAAAACTGACCCGGGCAGGGGTGAATTACATACTAGATAAATATGCACGCAAGGCTCGTATTAAAGATCAAATATTAATCCCAGAACGATTTAGCTGTCATTGTCTGAGACATTCAAAAGCTATGCACTTACTCCAAGCAGGAGTTAATCTCATATACATCCGTGATATACTAGGTCACCGTTCTGTCCAAACAACTGAAATTTACGCTAAGGTAGATTCAAAACAAAAAAGAGAAGCAATTGAAAAAGCATATACAGATGTTGTACCAAAAGGTGCACCTTCTTGGCAAAAAAGTGGAGATTTATTGGAATGGCTAAAAAGATTTGATAAATAAAATAGTGTTTGCGTTGCAGATAATGTAAAGTAAAACAGCGAGGGATCCTTTACTTACGGTTATTTAACAGCCTTACTTTACATTATCATATACTTTTCATTACCCTTCTCGTTTCCACTGAAACAATTAGTGACGTTGATATCGAATCCGTAGTAGAGTGACAATTTTAGCAAATTCTCATTGAGGACTTTTTCAGTTTTACCTATGAATTTTGATACTACATTTCTCATATTGTCGTACACAATCTCTGAATAAACGCCACCTAACATATCGAAGAAACGCACATGAGAATCCATAAAGACGTCTTGCTTTTGATTCTTATATAAATACGCCCATCTGAAATCAGCAGCTGGTGAAGATAGTACAGCTAGATGATAGGTATTGATCTCCCCGTTTATTTCTAACTTCACTTCGCCAAAATCATATTCAAGTCTTTGCCCTAAATCATATGATTGTTTAATAAAGCATTCCTTAGGTTTGTTTCTTTTTTCTCTGATTTTATTTGTAATAGTTGTATATCCAATATCAAACTTTTCATTGACTAGCATTTGGTGAATTTGCAAATTAGTCAGCTGTTGTTTATGTCGACCTAACTCTTTACACTTTTCAGATTCACTCTCTAGGATTTCGTCTAATCTGGTATCGATTTCTGCTGTGTACTTTCTTGGCTTTCTATTTTGAGCATTATACTTTGGTGCCTCGCATATTTTTTCTTGTACTTCTTGTACTTCTTTTTTATTAACGTCTAAGGCATTCAACAGAGTATTGTTCTTCTGGTACTCATTCCAATAGATTGCGACTGTTTTCCGATTGATGTTTAAAAGCTTGGCAGCTTTTCTATTGGATACAC harbors:
- a CDS encoding site-specific integrase, which encodes MKPTDFSRYLTGFLTKYLPGEMGFSINTIASYRDTFVLFLTFIKDKKGIKTNSLTLGMINKEMVIHFLDWIETERGCSTATRNVRLAALHSFFQYLQYQSPDNLLEWQRILGIRVKKTETKSISYLTLNGIRLLLEMPDQSTKIGRRDLALLSIMYESGGRVQEIIDLTPSQVRFDRPCTVKLIGKGNKARIVPLMDAPLDLLNRYMDEQGLLSLSANMYPLFCNKRGEKLTRAGVNYILDKYARKARIKDQILIPERFSCHCLRHSKAMHLLQAGVNLIYIRDILGHRSVQTTEIYAKVDSKQKREAIEKAYTDVVPKGAPSWQKSGDLLEWLKRFDK